Proteins from a genomic interval of Nitrospirota bacterium:
- a CDS encoding radical SAM protein, producing the protein MITGKGPAANVLKRADRTASFTAFFPLLKGRGPGQLVLQYTDACNARCPQCSMRVTELFRRSKLDRDSAKRIIDAAAQRGVKALSFTGGEPLLYLDEIVDLLKHAKAAGIKFTRTGTNGYLFANPDRPDYLNRVTETVEKLAESGLYTFWISIDSAEPGVHEQMRGLPGVIDGIEMALPIFHSHGMYPSANLGINKKIGGLSQPPLSAPEELYAFYRTAFRKFYNLVVDLGFTIANVCYPMSIEENDGSGLQAVYGATAAGGITHYTPAEKELVFKALFHTIPEFRHRIRIFSPRSSLFSLMRQHRGGDHTGHPCRGGTDYFFIDARDGNTYPCGYRGNENLGKFWELGPAQIDHRPSCKKCDWECFRDPSEMIGPLISLFTSPHLFYSKILRDEQFRKLWLEDLKYYWACDFFDCSKAPDLEKLASFGCQQEVPIG; encoded by the coding sequence GTGATCACCGGGAAAGGACCCGCAGCCAACGTGCTGAAGAGGGCAGATCGAACAGCATCATTTACCGCGTTCTTTCCGCTCCTGAAAGGCCGGGGGCCGGGGCAGCTCGTTCTTCAATATACCGATGCATGCAATGCCCGCTGCCCGCAGTGCTCCATGCGGGTAACGGAGCTTTTCAGGCGGTCAAAGCTGGACCGCGATTCCGCGAAGCGGATCATCGATGCCGCCGCACAGCGAGGGGTCAAAGCGCTCTCCTTCACCGGCGGAGAGCCCCTGCTCTACCTTGACGAGATCGTCGACTTGCTGAAGCATGCCAAGGCCGCGGGGATCAAGTTCACGAGGACCGGCACCAATGGGTACCTCTTTGCCAACCCCGATAGACCCGATTACCTGAACCGGGTAACAGAAACTGTGGAGAAGCTTGCGGAGAGCGGCCTGTATACGTTCTGGATCAGCATTGACTCCGCGGAACCCGGCGTCCATGAGCAGATGAGAGGCCTGCCCGGGGTAATAGACGGCATTGAGATGGCGCTCCCGATCTTTCACTCCCACGGGATGTACCCTTCAGCAAACCTCGGGATCAATAAAAAAATCGGAGGACTGTCACAGCCTCCTTTGTCGGCCCCCGAGGAACTCTATGCGTTTTATCGGACGGCATTTCGGAAATTCTACAACTTGGTCGTTGATCTGGGCTTTACGATCGCCAATGTCTGCTATCCGATGAGTATAGAAGAGAACGACGGGAGCGGACTGCAGGCCGTTTACGGAGCGACCGCCGCCGGAGGGATCACGCACTATACGCCGGCTGAAAAGGAACTTGTTTTCAAAGCGCTCTTTCACACCATCCCTGAATTCAGACATCGCATACGAATTTTTTCACCGAGAAGCTCTCTTTTCTCCCTCATGCGGCAGCATCGTGGCGGGGATCATACCGGTCATCCCTGCAGGGGAGGGACTGATTATTTCTTCATTGACGCCCGGGACGGGAATACGTATCCCTGCGGCTACCGGGGGAATGAAAACCTCGGCAAGTTCTGGGAACTCGGCCCGGCACAGATCGACCACCGGCCGTCATGCAAAAAATGCGATTGGGAGTGTTTCCGGGACCCCTCGGAGATGATCGGTCCCCTGATATCGCTTTTTACGTCGCCGCACCTGTTCTACAGCAAGATCCTGCGGGACGAACAATTCCGAAAACTGTGGCTCGAGGACCTTAAATATTACTGGGCCTGTGACTTTTTCGACTGCAGCAAGGCGCCGGACTTAGAAAAACTCGCTTCTTTCGGCTGTCAACAAGAGGTTCCGATCGGCTAG
- a CDS encoding glycosyltransferase — MSRAYKVDLHVHSSYSNKPTSWTLRKFNCPESYTRPDFIYHSALKKGMDYVTISDHNSINGALEIAHLPGTFISTEVTTIVPDNGCKLHVVTLDITESMFGDIMHLRNNIYELVGYLQKNNIAHFLAHLLYDMNGRLTLETIEKTLLLFDTFEVKNGSRSGRYNRLISDLVTSLTPQQLERLAVKHGINPVGREPWIKAVVGGSDDHSGFFIGRAYTSSLQGATLKDFINSIRERSVWADGEDGDALTLSHSIYGIGYRFFKEKIEPRQKNQFPFISALLNRVFGANSDKSSLFDKINLFIKKNIPEVYDGHDGKSLEQILDREAKRLLNDTRFLQTISSEDVNRKVFAVTSYLVNRLLFIYTERLTREYPAINILELANSLGTIGLVHFLASPYYVAYHHQHRSKALVRALTTRFALPASNNGRQKIALFTDTLHEINGVAITIKRLIETAKAREIELVVITASERDTGFSNGVMNFKSIGEFSLPEYPDLKLHFPPVLDIIDYFDRQGFTRIHSSTPGTMGLLSLFIAKLMDIPVSGTYHTDIPQYVKSLTGDTFLEDAAWNYMIWFYNAMDEVMVPSSSTRTQLIEKGLASGKVKPLPRWVDSDAFSPGKRDPNLWLRYGLDGAIKFLYVGRLSREKNLELLANAFLSLADSGDPGNLVLVGDGPYRKELEDKLKGYPVLFTGFLSGEELSRAYASADVFVFPSTTDTFGNVVLEAQASGLPVIVSDQGGPKELLDDGKTGFIIKGDNTAALVDAMRRFITDSHAASIMGSHAREFIESNSPQANEVYSTILHHDLQEVSP; from the coding sequence ATGTCAAGAGCTTATAAAGTCGACCTGCATGTCCATTCTAGCTATTCGAACAAGCCCACCAGTTGGACCCTGCGCAAGTTCAATTGCCCCGAAAGCTATACGAGGCCCGATTTCATTTACCACAGTGCCCTGAAAAAAGGCATGGATTACGTCACCATCAGTGATCACAACTCGATCAACGGCGCCCTTGAGATCGCTCACCTTCCCGGAACCTTCATCAGCACCGAAGTAACGACCATTGTCCCTGACAACGGTTGCAAACTGCACGTCGTGACGCTCGATATTACCGAGAGCATGTTCGGCGACATCATGCACCTCCGGAACAATATCTATGAGCTCGTCGGGTATCTTCAGAAGAACAACATTGCCCACTTTCTCGCCCATCTTCTGTATGACATGAACGGGCGGCTTACCCTTGAAACGATCGAAAAGACACTTCTCCTGTTCGATACCTTTGAGGTGAAAAACGGTTCGCGGTCGGGAAGGTACAACAGACTTATCAGCGACCTGGTAACCTCCCTTACCCCTCAACAGTTGGAACGTCTGGCTGTCAAGCATGGCATCAATCCCGTGGGCAGGGAACCGTGGATAAAGGCTGTTGTCGGCGGGTCCGATGATCATAGCGGTTTCTTTATCGGCAGGGCATATACATCCTCCCTGCAGGGTGCGACGCTCAAGGACTTCATAAACTCCATCCGCGAACGAAGCGTCTGGGCGGATGGCGAAGACGGCGATGCGCTCACCTTGTCGCACAGCATCTACGGCATCGGATACCGGTTCTTCAAGGAAAAGATCGAACCTCGGCAGAAAAACCAGTTCCCCTTTATCAGCGCCCTTTTGAACCGGGTGTTCGGGGCCAATAGCGATAAATCATCCCTGTTCGACAAGATCAATCTCTTTATCAAAAAGAACATCCCCGAGGTATATGACGGACACGATGGAAAATCGTTAGAACAGATCCTCGACCGGGAAGCGAAGAGGCTTCTCAACGATACGAGGTTTCTCCAGACCATCAGTTCGGAAGATGTCAACAGAAAGGTCTTTGCCGTGACGAGCTATCTCGTCAACAGGCTGCTTTTTATCTATACCGAGCGTCTCACCAGGGAATATCCGGCCATAAACATCCTGGAGCTCGCGAATTCTCTCGGGACCATCGGGCTCGTTCACTTTCTGGCCTCGCCCTATTACGTCGCATACCACCACCAGCACAGAAGCAAGGCCCTGGTACGGGCGCTTACGACGCGGTTCGCTCTGCCTGCAAGCAACAACGGCCGCCAGAAGATCGCCCTCTTCACCGATACCCTGCATGAGATTAACGGGGTTGCTATCACCATCAAGCGCCTCATCGAAACGGCGAAAGCACGGGAAATAGAACTCGTGGTCATTACCGCAAGCGAGCGGGATACCGGTTTCAGCAATGGCGTAATGAACTTCAAGTCGATCGGGGAATTTTCCCTTCCCGAGTACCCCGATTTGAAGCTCCATTTCCCCCCGGTACTCGACATCATCGACTATTTCGATCGCCAGGGCTTTACGAGAATCCACTCAAGCACGCCCGGTACGATGGGACTTCTTTCCCTGTTCATCGCCAAGCTCATGGACATTCCGGTCTCCGGCACCTATCATACCGACATTCCCCAATACGTGAAGAGCCTGACCGGCGATACCTTTCTCGAGGATGCCGCCTGGAATTACATGATATGGTTCTACAACGCAATGGACGAGGTGATGGTGCCATCCTCAAGCACGCGCACGCAGCTCATCGAGAAAGGGCTCGCTTCCGGCAAAGTGAAGCCGCTGCCGCGATGGGTCGATTCGGATGCGTTTTCGCCGGGGAAAAGAGACCCCAATCTCTGGCTCCGTTACGGGCTGGACGGCGCGATCAAGTTCCTGTACGTTGGCCGGCTGTCCAGGGAAAAGAATTTGGAACTCCTCGCGAATGCGTTCCTTTCCCTGGCAGACTCCGGCGACCCGGGCAATCTTGTTCTGGTCGGCGATGGCCCGTATCGGAAGGAGCTCGAGGACAAGCTGAAGGGATATCCCGTCCTGTTTACGGGGTTTCTGTCCGGCGAGGAGCTTTCCCGGGCCTATGCCTCCGCCGATGTTTTTGTCTTCCCGAGCACCACGGACACCTTCGGCAACGTTGTCCTTGAGGCGCAGGCGTCGGGCCTTCCGGTCATCGTTTCCGACCAGGGCGGACCGAAGGAGCTGCTCGATGACGGCAAAACCGGTTTCATTATCAAAGGCGACAACACGGCTGCGCTGGTCGACGCTATGCGCCGCTTCATAACGGACAGCCATGCTGCTTCCATCATGGGAAGTCATGCAAGAGAGTTCATCGAATCCAATAGTCCCCAGGCAAACGAGGTATACTCGACCATACTTCATCATGACCTCCAGGAGGTTTCACCGTGA
- a CDS encoding DUF3562 domain-containing protein — protein sequence MQNQITPRTNRQFYDKNNDQHVHAIDRLAYELGIPAEEVNRSYREILDELKKDAKVKAFLPILASKGVKARLQQK from the coding sequence ATGCAGAACCAGATAACACCGCGGACGAACCGGCAATTCTACGATAAAAATAATGATCAGCATGTCCATGCAATTGACAGACTGGCCTATGAGCTCGGGATTCCCGCAGAAGAAGTCAATCGGTCCTATCGGGAGATACTGGACGAGCTGAAAAAGGATGCCAAGGTGAAGGCGTTTTTGCCTATCCTGGCGAGCAAGGGAGTAAAAGCGCGGTTGCAGCAAAAGTGA
- a CDS encoding DsbC family protein: MIAALAVAALLAGFAAEPCRALETGGPEQTPAAAGDSSSEKSRAAADSFKQDFPSVNFSRVLESGIEGLYEVISGTNIVYYAPAAHKVIAGDLFDAGGLNVTAEKRETLRALQEAETAKLIDILPLDKAIKIGHGRNVVVEFTDIDCPYCRKVEEFFKNRNDITRYVFLLPLDQIHPRSAAKSREVLCAKDPAMAYATAMDGGFDKAALKGCGSRDKDIEKVLSQYKAVAGTMGVEGTPIMWVNKKQVTGADTKKIEDFLASKTTGTAASSGS; the protein is encoded by the coding sequence ATGATAGCTGCGCTCGCCGTGGCCGCTCTGTTAGCAGGATTCGCAGCCGAGCCGTGCCGTGCATTAGAAACGGGGGGACCAGAACAGACACCGGCCGCTGCCGGGGACAGCTCCTCAGAGAAGTCGAGAGCCGCTGCAGACTCGTTCAAACAGGACTTTCCGAGCGTCAATTTCAGCAGGGTCCTGGAATCCGGGATCGAGGGGCTCTACGAAGTAATCTCGGGAACGAATATCGTGTATTACGCTCCAGCTGCCCACAAAGTCATTGCAGGTGATTTGTTCGATGCCGGCGGTTTGAACGTAACCGCTGAAAAGCGCGAGACATTGCGCGCGTTGCAAGAGGCGGAAACCGCGAAGCTGATCGACATCCTGCCTCTGGACAAAGCCATCAAGATCGGACACGGGAGAAACGTCGTCGTCGAATTCACCGATATCGATTGCCCCTATTGCCGGAAAGTGGAGGAGTTCTTCAAGAACCGGAATGACATCACCCGATATGTCTTTCTGCTGCCGCTTGACCAGATTCACCCGAGGTCTGCGGCGAAATCCAGGGAGGTGCTCTGCGCAAAGGACCCGGCCATGGCCTACGCAACCGCTATGGACGGCGGATTCGACAAGGCGGCGCTGAAAGGCTGTGGCAGCAGGGATAAGGACATCGAAAAGGTTCTTTCCCAATACAAGGCGGTTGCCGGAACCATGGGAGTGGAAGGAACCCCAATTATGTGGGTCAACAAGAAACAGGTGACCGGTGCCGATACCAAGAAGATAGAGGACTTTCTCGCATCGAAAACGACAGGGACGGCGGCTTCTTCAGGGTCATGA
- a CDS encoding HupE/UreJ family protein — MHVLLRKIFLSGAAVLFLFTFASAHNLPMGGSRWCFGKDKIVANIDLSPSLLAEIKEIKAGHYDLDSSSDEQLQQIATDILQPYINKRLSLSVGSKTYPVKVTRMVRSGNIYTIWLTIENISFNDPVNQVRIGYTLLFEETNNTHVNLAYGYLSDATGDALQSVFDFTPPAFQTTIDFKAPVWEVTIPGTITNFGSNDRSDAKNISVHQKDIATGASASRKASVTPARAQGGRSPDNNGTVLRQAIDGKGKKESGGPASSGRKRVWVSIGQFVLLGIEHILTGYDHIAFLLALIVIGLSIREVLKIITAFTVAHSITLLLAALQIVSLNARLVESVIAFSICYVALENLFKNKADYRWLITFGFGLVHGFGFASVLQELIAGKANLLVSVVSFNIGVELGQVMIFLVMLPVLSFLKNKIEFRKVTTATSLAIFLLGFTWLIERGFNMKFLPI; from the coding sequence ATGCATGTGCTATTGAGAAAAATATTTTTATCCGGTGCGGCGGTATTGTTCCTTTTTACATTCGCTTCCGCCCATAACCTGCCTATGGGGGGCTCGAGATGGTGTTTTGGCAAAGACAAAATTGTTGCCAACATAGATCTCAGCCCGTCTCTGCTGGCAGAAATAAAAGAAATCAAGGCAGGACATTACGATCTTGATTCAAGTTCCGACGAGCAGCTGCAGCAGATCGCAACGGATATCCTGCAACCTTATATAAACAAGAGGCTTTCCCTATCTGTCGGTAGCAAGACCTATCCGGTAAAGGTTACGAGGATGGTCAGAAGCGGAAATATTTATACAATCTGGCTCACCATAGAAAATATCAGTTTCAATGACCCGGTAAACCAGGTCAGGATCGGCTACACCTTACTGTTCGAAGAAACGAACAACACGCATGTGAACCTCGCCTATGGATACTTGTCCGATGCCACGGGAGATGCCCTGCAAAGCGTATTTGATTTCACTCCACCCGCATTCCAGACCACGATTGATTTCAAAGCTCCCGTCTGGGAAGTGACCATCCCTGGCACAATCACCAACTTCGGTTCGAATGATCGTTCAGACGCGAAGAATATCTCCGTACATCAAAAAGACATAGCAACCGGCGCATCCGCGTCACGAAAAGCTTCAGTAACGCCTGCACGCGCACAAGGCGGGCGGAGTCCGGATAATAACGGAACCGTTCTACGTCAGGCCATCGATGGAAAAGGCAAAAAGGAGTCAGGGGGTCCGGCAAGTTCCGGAAGGAAGAGAGTATGGGTCAGCATCGGCCAATTCGTACTGCTCGGCATCGAGCATATTCTGACCGGTTATGACCACATCGCGTTTCTCCTGGCCCTGATTGTCATCGGACTGTCGATCAGGGAAGTTTTGAAGATCATCACGGCTTTTACCGTTGCGCACAGCATCACGCTGCTGCTCGCGGCGCTGCAAATAGTCAGCCTAAATGCCAGGCTAGTTGAGTCGGTCATCGCTTTTTCCATTTGCTATGTCGCGCTCGAAAACCTGTTTAAGAATAAAGCCGATTACCGCTGGCTGATTACCTTTGGATTCGGACTCGTGCATGGATTCGGCTTCGCTAGCGTGTTGCAGGAGCTGATAGCCGGGAAAGCGAACCTGCTCGTCTCGGTGGTCTCCTTTAATATTGGCGTGGAGCTCGGACAGGTTATGATATTCCTCGTCATGCTGCCTGTATTATCTTTTCTGAAAAATAAGATTGAATTCAGAAAAGTCACGACCGCCACGTCCCTGGCTATTTTTCTTCTGGGTTTTACCTGGCTTATCGAACGGGGATTTAATATGAAATTTCTGCCGATATAA
- a CDS encoding radical SAM protein, protein MSSVKHRFESFGGILALENPPTLVHVDRDFMQGLGYGHSPLWEGPETRVLSAPLEVHFSVTNACSQQCNHCYMDSGTRDAGELSAESFRKAVDLLAGMGVFHMALGGGEALERLDFFELASYVRSRGIVPNLTTNGVLMTRESAANCRMFGQVNVSIDGTASFEKASRNPLALTAAMQGVDMLLEAGVKVGVNCVVTRRNLDQLADVFAFAEERGLSDVELLRLKPSGRGKLDYFERRLTPAQNRGFHPMIKGLSLQFGIPAKIDCSFVPMFCWHRPDKAMMEQFSVYGCEAGNVLLGVRSDGRFAGCSFLTNEDSILELPRLWSGSEHLTRLRTWVDRAPEPCRSCDYLEICKGGCRAVAGFVSGDRFAPDPECPFVGAVK, encoded by the coding sequence ATGAGCAGTGTGAAGCATCGGTTTGAGTCGTTTGGAGGGATACTGGCCCTGGAAAATCCCCCGACGCTGGTGCATGTGGACCGGGACTTCATGCAAGGACTGGGTTATGGTCACAGTCCGCTATGGGAAGGGCCGGAAACCCGTGTTCTCTCCGCCCCCCTGGAAGTGCATTTTTCGGTCACGAACGCCTGTTCCCAGCAGTGCAATCACTGCTACATGGATTCGGGAACAAGGGATGCAGGAGAGCTGTCGGCTGAAAGTTTCCGCAAAGCAGTCGACCTGCTGGCCGGGATGGGCGTGTTCCATATGGCCCTGGGTGGTGGAGAAGCGCTGGAGCGACTCGATTTTTTTGAACTGGCTTCCTACGTGCGCTCCCGCGGCATTGTCCCCAACCTGACTACCAACGGGGTCTTGATGACCAGAGAAAGCGCTGCAAATTGCCGGATGTTCGGCCAGGTAAATGTCAGCATCGATGGCACAGCGAGTTTCGAGAAAGCAAGCCGGAACCCTCTTGCTCTTACAGCGGCAATGCAAGGCGTGGATATGCTTCTTGAGGCGGGTGTCAAGGTCGGTGTGAATTGCGTCGTGACCCGCCGGAATTTAGATCAACTGGCTGATGTGTTCGCCTTTGCCGAAGAGCGGGGCCTTTCTGATGTGGAGCTCCTTCGCTTAAAGCCCTCGGGTCGGGGAAAGTTGGACTATTTCGAAAGACGATTAACGCCGGCCCAGAACCGGGGGTTCCATCCAATGATCAAAGGCCTCTCCCTGCAATTCGGAATCCCGGCGAAGATCGACTGCTCTTTCGTCCCGATGTTCTGCTGGCACCGGCCGGACAAAGCGATGATGGAGCAGTTCTCGGTTTACGGCTGCGAGGCCGGCAACGTCCTGCTGGGAGTCCGCTCAGACGGCAGGTTTGCAGGCTGCTCCTTTTTAACGAACGAGGACAGCATTCTTGAATTGCCCCGGCTCTGGAGCGGTTCGGAACATCTCACGCGCCTGCGTACCTGGGTCGACCGGGCCCCGGAGCCCTGTCGCTCGTGTGACTATCTCGAGATCTGCAAGGGAGGGTGCCGCGCCGTGGCCGGGTTTGTCTCCGGCGACAGATTCGCTCCCGACCCGGAGTGCCCTTTCGTTGGCGCGGTGAAGTGA
- a CDS encoding energy transducer TonB, whose product MNHQLTGLKLSLFIHAAMFALIFGVSQLYAIPGRPVAIEIGILTGGADGAKNNSQGKVVPQLARPENRNKVATPVVLQKEARAEAALAEKPTLKPEGETSAPELHKKEASAESAAAEKPVLGREGETSGQKTANEPFIAGEAVSGSNASAVVGPLFNAAYLNNPKPLYPPVARRMKVEGTVVVQVLVNSNGKPENVRLEKSSGSSMLDQAALTAVQNWSFVPAREGNKIISAWVDIPLRFRLLD is encoded by the coding sequence ATGAACCATCAACTCACCGGCCTAAAACTTTCTTTATTTATTCATGCTGCAATGTTCGCGCTCATATTCGGCGTCAGTCAATTGTACGCGATTCCGGGTAGGCCCGTTGCCATCGAGATCGGCATTCTTACCGGGGGGGCGGATGGCGCAAAAAACAACTCGCAGGGAAAAGTCGTTCCTCAATTAGCAAGACCGGAGAATAGAAATAAAGTTGCGACACCGGTGGTACTACAGAAAGAAGCGCGCGCTGAGGCAGCCTTGGCGGAGAAGCCAACATTGAAGCCGGAAGGAGAAACATCCGCGCCGGAGTTACATAAGAAAGAAGCGTCCGCTGAGTCAGCCGCAGCGGAAAAACCGGTATTGGGGCGGGAAGGAGAAACATCCGGTCAGAAAACAGCAAATGAACCATTCATTGCAGGCGAGGCCGTGTCTGGCAGCAATGCCTCGGCAGTGGTCGGACCCCTCTTTAACGCCGCTTATCTCAATAATCCAAAGCCTCTGTATCCGCCAGTCGCCCGACGAATGAAGGTGGAGGGAACGGTCGTCGTACAGGTGCTCGTAAATTCCAATGGAAAGCCGGAAAACGTTCGCCTTGAGAAAAGCTCGGGGTCGTCAATGCTGGACCAAGCCGCTTTGACGGCGGTGCAAAACTGGTCGTTCGTGCCCGCCCGGGAAGGGAACAAAATCATATCAGCCTGGGTCGACATACCGCTTCGTTTTCGGCTTCTTGATTGA
- a CDS encoding biopolymer transporter ExbD has product MDEKEFDYINVIPLVDVMLVLLTIVLTTSTFIATGALPVALPKAAKSLAETVKTLSIEIDVSGNIYLNSQQVSLERLKDSLKARQKDTPILIRADRNSHLQAFVDVLDVVKNLDFKRASLQTEEIK; this is encoded by the coding sequence ATGGACGAGAAAGAGTTTGATTACATCAATGTCATTCCGCTTGTTGATGTAATGCTTGTGCTTCTCACCATCGTGCTGACGACGTCCACTTTTATCGCAACGGGTGCGCTGCCGGTCGCCCTTCCCAAGGCAGCGAAGAGCCTGGCGGAGACCGTAAAAACGCTGTCCATCGAGATCGACGTCAGCGGGAACATATATCTGAACTCTCAACAGGTCTCCCTGGAGCGGTTAAAAGATTCGCTGAAAGCGAGGCAGAAAGATACGCCGATTCTCATCAGGGCCGACAGAAACAGCCATCTCCAGGCCTTTGTTGACGTTCTCGATGTCGTAAAGAACCTTGATTTCAAAAGGGCCAGTTTGCAGACAGAAGAGATAAAATGA
- the exbB gene encoding TonB-system energizer ExbB: MEWLRVTIDYGIIGLMVLLSVIAVAIAIERHMVFKKVKIGQYRDIKSLELVLTEKLHFIATIGSNAPYVGLLGTVLGIMLTFYTMGKEGLMDSGKIMVGLSVALKATAAGLLVAIPSVVLYNLLVRRAKVLMMQWEIQNGRERV, translated from the coding sequence ATGGAATGGCTCAGGGTCACTATAGATTATGGAATCATTGGGTTAATGGTGCTTCTCAGTGTTATTGCCGTCGCAATAGCTATTGAAAGGCATATGGTATTCAAGAAGGTGAAAATAGGCCAGTACCGCGATATCAAGAGCCTGGAACTAGTGCTTACCGAGAAGCTTCACTTTATTGCAACCATAGGAAGCAATGCTCCCTACGTCGGGCTGCTCGGCACGGTGCTTGGCATCATGCTCACCTTTTATACCATGGGGAAAGAGGGACTCATGGATTCCGGGAAGATCATGGTTGGTCTTTCCGTAGCCCTGAAGGCCACCGCAGCGGGCCTGCTTGTCGCCATCCCCTCCGTCGTGCTTTATAACCTTCTGGTGAGAAGGGCAAAAGTCCTTATGATGCAATGGGAGATACAAAATGGACGAGAAAGAGTTTGA